The Glycine soja cultivar W05 chromosome 3, ASM419377v2, whole genome shotgun sequence genome window below encodes:
- the LOC114407861 gene encoding pumilio homolog 23, producing the protein MVSIGSKTLVSRSSMGEHDYEPLKQGKTKRRKHKKGGSTHAFDSNSFTSPPQLSRVRKQLDPETTQYFSEISNLFESDGVELEDRSLICANALEETKGKEFEIATDYILSHTLETILQGCDVHHLCDFLHTSANHFPYIAMDRSGSHVAETSIKSLAVHLQDDDDVVRPLVEEALTMICKVIAANSVDVMCNCYGSHVLRTLLCLCRGVPLDKSGYYLSKSTTVLADRLNSKEFSSKKYDATNFQPGFPNLLKSLVSDMLKHAKKCIKILQVDQFSSLVFQTVLRVLAGDDEELLHVIPILLGCKDKNNAEDNFIGTRVVAELKNLLKESKFSHLMEVVLEVSPEALFNELFTKVFRNSLFELSSHQHGNFVVQALISYASNQDLMELIWEELGPNLEGLFKMGRSGVVASLVAASERLHINEHKCCQVLAEAVCPVDESPKWIVPRLLFLDSCFTSEDKSNWSWQSGSKMHVMGSLILQTVFRFRSECIQPYIISITSMEATHVLEAVVDARGSHVIEAFLCSGASGKQKRRLVTKLQGHFGEVALTSSGAFTIEKCFTASNLSLREAIVSEMLAVRSDLSKAKQGSYLLRKLDIDGYAANPDHWRSKQASKESTYKDFYTMFGSSDTKLTENDAFLADTSNNKSNKKTVKEMRKEIDQSLGSGAPFLSTQNFKKNPKKEKHKSKKNAQVSGDDVNSNRKKKRSNKEKVESGFDIAAKKTLKKRRRDDDLSEASLKKVKAPNAE; encoded by the exons ATGGTTTCTATTGGTTCAAAAACATTGGTGTCAAGAAGCTCAATGGGCGAGCACGACTATGAACCCCTCAAACAAGGCAAAACTAAGAGGAGGAAGCATAAGAAAGGAGGATCCACTCATGCATTCGATTCCAACTCCTTCACTTCTCCGCCTCAACTATCCCGTGTTAG GAAACAGCTTGACCCTGAAACAACCCAATACTTCTCTGAAATTTCTAATCTTTTTGAAAGTGACGGGGTTGAATTGGAGGATCGATCACTTATATGTGCTAATGCTCTCGAAGAAACCAAGGGGAAAGAATTCGAAATTGCAACTGATTATATTCTTAGCCACACTCTCGAGACCATTCTCCAGGGCTGTGATGTACACCATCTTTGTGATTTCCTTCACACTTCTGCTAACCACTTCCCCTATATTGCAATGGATAGATCTGGTTCTCATGTCGCTGAGACCTCCATCAAGTCTTTAGCTGTTCATCTCCAGGACGACGATGACGTCGTTCGCCCTCTCGTTGAGGAGGCGTTAACCATGATATGCAAG GTGATTGCAGCAAATTCTGTTGATGTCATGTGCAACTGCTATGGTTCTCACGTGCTTCGGACTCTTCTTTGCCTTTGTAGAGGAGTACCATTAGATAAGTCCGGATACTATTTATCAAAATCAACTACAGTATTAGCAGACCGGTTGAATTCGAAGgagttttcttcaaaaaaatatgATGCAACAAATTTTCAGCCTGGATTTCCAAATTTACTGAAATCACTTGTGTCAGATATGTTAAAGCATGCTAAGAAATGTATCAAGATACTACAAGTTGACCAATTCAGCAGTTTGGTTTTCCAG ACAGTGCTGAGGGTCTTGGCAGGCGATGATGAAGAGTTGTTACATGTGATTCCTATCCTTCTTGGCTGCAAGGATAAGAATAATGCAGAGGACAATTTTATAGGCACTAGAGTAGTAGCGGAGCTCAagaatttgttaaaagaatctaaaTTTAGCCATCTAATGGAG GTTGTTTTGGAAGTATCTCCTGAGGCCTTATTCAATGAATTATTCACTAAAGTATTCAGGAATTCCTTGTTTGAGTTATCATCTCATCAACATGGAAACTTTGTTGTTCAAGCATTAATTTCTTATGCAAGCAATCAAGATCTG ATGGAGTTGATTTGGGAAGAACTTGGGCCAAATTTGGAGGGTCTTTTCAAAATGGGAAGGTCAGGAGTTGTTGCTTCACTTGTTGCTGCCAGTGAAAGGCTTCATATTAATGAACACAAG TGCTGTCAAGTCCTTGCTGAAGCAGTGTGTCCAGTGGATGAGTCTCCAAAATGGATTGTTCCAAGACTATTGTTTCTTGATAGCTGTTTCACAAGTGAAGATAAGTCCAATTGGAGCTGGCAAAGTGGTTCTAAAATGCATGTCATGGGTTCTCTGATCCTACAGACAGTATTCCGTTTTAGAAGT GAATGTATACAACCTTATATCATCAGTATAACTTCCATGGAAGCGACTCATGTGCTTGAAGCAGTGGTAGATGCAAGAGGGTCACATGTTATTGAGGCTTTTCTATGTTCGGGAGCTTCTGGGAAACAGAAGCGCAGATTGGTTACAAA ACTACAAGGGCATTTTGGAGAGGTTGCTCTCACCTCATCTGGTGCTTTTACCATTGAAAAGTGCTTCACTGCCAGTAATCTGTCACTAAGAGAGGCTATAGTGTCTGAGATGTTGGCTGTGCGAAGTGATCTTTCCAAGGCAAAGCAGGGCTCTTACCTATTGAGGAAACTAGATATTGACGG ATATGCTGCGAATCCTGATCATTGGAGGTCAAAACAAGCATCCAAAGAATCTACTTATAAAGATTTTTATACCATGTTTGGTTCCAGTGATACAAAGTTGACGGAAAATGATGCCTTTCTTGCTGACACTTCgaataataaatcaaataaaaaaactgtAAAGGAAATGAGGAAAGAAATTGACCAATCCCTAGGTTCTGGTGCACCATTTCTGAGCACCCAAAACTTCAAGAAAaacccaaaaaaagaaaagcacaaaagtaagaaaaatgcTCAGGTTAGTGGAGATGATGTTAACTCTaataggaagaagaaaagatcTAACAAGGAAAAGGTTGAAAGTGGGTTTGATATTGCTGCTAAGAAGACATTGAAGAAACGACGAAGAGATGATGACCTTTCTGAGGCTTCTCTGAAGAAAGTGAAGGCACCAAATGCAGAGTGA
- the LOC114407859 gene encoding 26S proteasome regulatory subunit 7-like, whose amino-acid sequence MATEHEDDFKDEKNPRPLDEDDIALLKTYGLGPYSTSIKKAEKEIKEMAKKVNDLCGIKESDTGLAAPSQWDLVSDKQMMQEEQPLQVARCTKIINPNSEDAKYVINVKQIAKFVVGLGDKVSPTDIEEGMRVGVDRNKYQIQIPLPPKIDPSVTMMTVEEKPDVTYNDVGGCKEQIEKMREVVELPMLHPEKFVKLGIDPPKGVLCYGPPGTGKTLLARAVANRTDACFIRVIGSELVQKYVGEGARMVRELFQMARSKKACIVFFDEVDAIGGARFDDGVGGDNEVQRTMLEIVNQLDGFDARGNIKVLMATNRPDTLDPALLRPGRLDRKVEFGLPDLESRTQIFKIHTRTMNCERDIRFELLARLCPNSTGADIRSVCTEAGMYAIRARRKTVTEKDFLDAVNKVIKGYQKFSATPKYMVYN is encoded by the exons ATGGCAACTGAACATGAAGACGATTTCAAGGATGAGAAGAATCCCCGCCCCCTCGACGAGGATGACATCGCCCTTCTCAAAACCTAT GGTTTGGGGCCTTATTCCACCAGCATAAAAAAAGCCGAGAAGGAAATCAAAGAAATGGCAAAAAAGGTCAATGATTTATGTG GTATCAAGGAGTCTGATACTGGTTTGGCTGCACCAAGCCAGTGGGATCTTGTTTCTGATAAACAAATGATGCAGGAGGAGCAGCCTCTTCAG GTAGCAAGGTGCACAAAGATCATAAACCCGAACTCAGAAGATGCCAAATATGTAATCAACGTGAAGCAGATTGCAAAG TTTGTCGTTGGGCTGGGCGACAAAGTTTCACCCACCGACATTGAGGAAGGGATGCGTGTTGG GGTTGATAGAAACAAATATCAGATTCAAATTCCACTGCCTCCAAAAATTGACCCAAGTGTTACCATGATGACAGTTGAAGAGAAGCCTGATGTGACATATAATGATGTTGGTGGTTGTAAGGAGCAGATTGAAAAGATGCGAGAA GTTGTTGAGCTTCCCATGCTCCACCCTGAGAAATTCGTTAAGCTAGGAATTGATCCTCCAAAGGGTGTTCTTTGCTATGGTCCACCAGGGACTGGCAAAACACTTTTAGCTAGGGCTGTGGCTAATAGGACTGATGCTTGTTTTATAAGAGTTATTGGAAGTGAGCTAGTTCAGAAATATGTTGGTGAGGGTGCTCGAATGGTTCGTGAACTATTTCAG ATGGCCCGCTCTAAGAAGGCATGCATTGTGTTTTTTGATGAAGTTGATGCAATTGGGGGTGCACGGTTTGATGATGGTGTTGGTGGTGATAATGAGGTTCAGCGCACTATGCTTGAAATTGTGAATCAGCTTGATGGGTTTGATGCTCGTGGAAACATCAAAGTCTTGATGGCAACTAACAG GCCTGACACTCTGGATCCAGCACTACTACGACCTGGACGATTGGACCGTAAAGTTGAATTTGGCCTTCCTGATTTAGAGAGTAGGACTCAGATATTCAAGATACACACAAGAACCATGAACTGTGAAAGGGATATCCGCTTTGAACTTTTAGCTCGGCTTTGCCCAAATTCTACCG GAGCCGATATAAGGAGCGTTTGCACTGAAGCTGGTATGTATGCTATTCGAGCCAGAAGGAAGACCGTGACAGAGAAAGACTTCCTTGACGCAGTTAATAAAGTCATCAAAGGATACCAGAAGTTCAGTGCAACTCCCAAGTATATGGTTTATAACTGA
- the LOC114407857 gene encoding uncharacterized protein LOC114407857, with the protein MPLFEITNAQLSFRYSLTLRSPIPMPYHAKGGPSWISFHTLKIRNLNVIKAVAATLDAKPHLDVPHPPGFLLEFSEPPDDREKLRRMRISKANKGNIPWNKGRKHTPETLQKIKERTRLAMQNPKVKMKLVNLGHAQTSETRKKIGAGVRRRWEKRRGKKMVQESCCFEWQNLIAEASRQGYVGQEELQWNSYETLDEQLKQDWLMSVEQRKQVARTPSSKRAPKSPEQRRKIAEAIAAKWADPEYRERVCSALAKYHGSEVGAERKPRRRPSDGTQPTKKKPAKKRDTDTSTHFKSDSKTCKPILLKKSKSPAYKDPLVNSKLEMIKNIRAQRASAETTQTHAIERARVLIAEAEKAAKALEVAATKSPIAQFSLIETRKLIAEAIQSLESIDTQAITDSNVPLVGLNDVNEEKGSAFEVLNQLQMAQVNGHTTLSSSDYKFTEDFGKFSLEKPVNGNPEFLLSNGCTSLPFSLNSQINESNPSNQQREAEQDQRSEYETDPSPTVMEIHSLENETMSSSPVSTKKWVRGRLVEVAEEKQ; encoded by the exons ATGCCTTTGTTTG AGATAACAAATGCGCAACTATCCTTCCGATATTCTCTGACTCTGAGGAGCCCAATCCCAATGCCATATCATGCTAAAGGAGGACCTTCTTGGATTTCATTCCACACCCTTAAAATTAGAAACTTGAATGTCATTAAGGCTGTTGCAGCCACTTTGGATGCAAAACCGCACTTGGATGTTCCTCACCCTCCCGGTTTTCTGCTCGAATTCTCCGAGCCTCCTGATGATAGGGAGAAGTTGAGAAGAATGCGGATTTCCAAAGCTAATAAAGGAAACATCCCTTGGAACAAAGGAAGAAAGCACACTCCCG AGACTTTGCAGAAaatcaaagaaagaacaaggctCGCAATGCAGAATCCTAAG GTCAAAATGAAGCTCGTTAATCTTGGGCATGCACAAAC TTCAGAAACAAGAAAGAAGATTGGCGCTGGAGTGAGAAGACGATGGGAAAAGAGGCGTGGAAAGAAGATGGTGCAGGAATCTTGCTGCTTTGAGTGGCAGAATTTAATTGCAGAAGCTTCTAGGCAAGGCTATGTTGGTCAGGAAGAGCTGCAGTGGAATTCTTATGAGACATTGGATGAACAGCTGAAGCAGGACTGGTTGATGAGTGTTGAACAAAGGAAACAAGTGGCAAGGACACCATCTAGCAAAAGAGCACCCAAGTCCCCTGAACAGAGAAGGAAAATTGCAGAAGCCATTGCTGCCAAATGGGCTGATCCT GAATACCGCGAAAGAGTTTGTTCTGCATTGGCCAAGTATCATGGCAGTGAAGTTGGAGCTGAAAGGAAACCTAGAAGAAGGCCAAGTGATGGTACCCAACCTACCAAGAAGAAACCTGCAAAAAAAAGAGATACTGATACTAGCACTCATTTTAAGAGTGACTCCAAAACCTGTAAGCCTATCCTGTTGAAAAAAAGCAAATCCCCAGCCTATAAGGATCCTTTGGTGAATTCTAAACTTGAAATGATAAAGAATATCAGAGCACAGAGAGCTTCCGCGGAAACCACACAGACTCATGCCATTGAACGAGCAAG AGTATTGATTGCTGAAGCTGAGAAAGCTGCCAAGGCACTTGAGGTTGCTGCGACAAAGAGTCCTATTGCACAATTTTCTTTGATAGAAACCAGAAAGCTAATAGCTGAAGCTATTCAATCACTTGAATCCATTGATACACAAGCTATAACTGACAGTAATGTTCCTTTGGTTGGTTTGAACGATGTCAATGAGGAAAAAGGATCAGCTTTTGAAGTTCTAAACCAATTACAAATGGCCCAAGTAAATGGACACACAACGTTATCATCAAGTGACTACAAGTTCACTGAAGATTTTGGCAAATTTTCCTTGGAGAAGCCAGTAAATGGTAATCCTGAATTTCTGCTAAGCAATGGTTGCACATCTTTACCTTTTAGTTTGAATAGTCAGATAAATGAATCTAATCCATCAAATCAGCAAAGGGAAGCAGAGCAGGATCAGAGAAGTGAATACGAAACAGATCCTTCTCCAACAGTGATGGAAATTCActcccttgaaaatgagacaatGTCTAGTTCACCTGTATCAACTAAAAAGTGGGTTCGCGGAAGGCTCGTTGAAGTGGCTGAAGAGAAACAATAA
- the LOC114407862 gene encoding uncharacterized protein LOC114407862, whose protein sequence is MAVNCTSSIQIPIQKYGSFLKYPNKKLMPRRSYVPLKKASVLRITASIKNKVYEDHSQGIICYQDEFGEIICEGYDEGSCFQRIPEPTNRPRDAQITTNLLLRQSWLQIVKGENSNDGLQKDLNCNGFNSFC, encoded by the exons ATGGCTGTTAACTGTACTTCCTCAATTCAAATCCCAATTCAGAAATATGGATCATTTCTCAAGTACCCCAACAAAAAATTGATGCCCAGACGCAGCTATGTCCCACTGAAAAAGGCATCGGTACTGAGGATCACAGCATCCATCAAGAACAAG GTTTATGAAGATCACTCTCAGGGCATAATCTGCTACCAAGATGAGTTTGGAGAAATAATTTGTGAAGGGTATGATGAAGGGTCTTGTTTCCAAAGAATTCCAGAGCCAACCAATCGTCCAAGAGATGCTCAAATCACGACGAATCTTCTTCTACGACAAAGTTGGCTTCAGATAGTTAAAGGAGAGAACTCGAATGATGGTCTGCAAAAGGACTTGAACTGTAATGGCTTTAACTCATTCTGCTAA
- the LOC114407860 gene encoding RING-H2 finger protein ATL3-like — translation MGDSSAANDHLGESPAVELTGKIMIVVIIIMFFVIVIALCLHLFARNFWWRSPAPQSRSHRRRRFVFSSGPDGGSGLDPAVLSSLPVLVFEGHAQEFKDGLECAVCLSEVVEGEKARLLPKCNHGFHVACIDMWFQSHSTCPLCRNPVASSEESSESPTFPTNVLVWGNQAQISSTGGGGASLEEGSSSSSSASTCDDHGMLVIDIPSEMTSTSLSPEDDVKSPMTGRLRSLKRLLSRDKRFNPSSPTSSPDVQQPGSGS, via the coding sequence ATGGGTGACTCTTCCGCGGCTAATGACCATTTGGGTGAATCCCCGGCCGTTGAGTTAACCGGAAAGATAATGATTGTGGTTATTATTATCATGTTCTTCGTTATTGTAATTGCTCTCTGCCTTCATCTCTTCGCCAGAAACTTCTGGTGGCGCAGCCCTGCTCCCCAATCTCGCAGCCACCGCCGCCGCCGCTTTGTTTTCTCGTCCGGTCCAGACGGTGGAAGCGGACTGGATCCCGCGGTGCTGAGCTCCCTACCGGTGTTGGTATTCGAAGGCCATGCCCAAGAGTTTAAGGATGGTTTGGAATGTGCGGTTTGCCTCTCCGAGGTTGTCGAAGGAGAAAAGGCCAGGCTTTTGCCTAAATGCAATCATGGGTTTCACGTTGCTTGTATTGACATGTGGTTCCAATCCCATTCTACTTGCCCTCTTTGCAGGAACCCTGTTGCATCCTCAGAAGAATCTTCAGAATCTCCCACTTTTCCCACAAACGTCTTGGTTTGGGGGAATCAAGCTCAAATAAGTTCtactggtggtggtggtgcttcTTTGGAGGAAGGTTCATCCTCATCCTCTTCCGCTTCTACTTGTGATGATCATGGAATGTTGGTGATTGATATACCAAGTGAGATGACTTCAACCTCTCTGTCGCCTGAAGATGACGTCAAATCGCCTATGACGGGAAGACTCAGGTCATTGAAGAGGCTTTTGAGCAGGGACAAAAGGTTTAATCCTTCCAGTCCTACTTCTTCTCCAGATGTACAACAACCAGGATCAGGGAGCTGA